One Bdellovibrio bacteriovorus str. Tiberius DNA segment encodes these proteins:
- the lgt gene encoding prolipoprotein diacylglyceryl transferase, with amino-acid sequence MVHDFDPFALRISGDFGVRWYGLSYMMGFICAYILITWLAKRQRAGLSVQMVGDFITYAAIGTLVGGRLGYVLFYGPDLFMKFKSEFPFWGVLAVNEGGMASHGGIIGIVIACLLYARKYSVNSLYLLDLVAVTGPIGVFFGRIANFINGELVGRPCDPTYPLAVKFPQDIVSWPGQEAAKLSELVPVVEKIGVSREQWLELVDKFRFDIPAREQLYATLNKVVESIQDGNIAAKEAIAPLLTPRYPSQLFAAFGEGLLIFMFLFFLWRKPRKPGFIAACFVLIYAVVRVVDEHFRMPDAHIGFQALGLTRGQWLSLAMFVVGLILMVVWTRAASLKIPGWQRGHSIKLNRK; translated from the coding sequence GTGGTTCATGATTTCGATCCATTTGCTTTAAGAATTTCCGGTGATTTCGGAGTCCGTTGGTACGGCCTCTCTTACATGATGGGCTTTATCTGCGCCTACATCCTGATCACTTGGCTGGCAAAAAGACAACGTGCGGGTTTGTCTGTCCAAATGGTCGGCGATTTTATCACATATGCGGCGATCGGTACTTTGGTGGGCGGTCGTCTGGGCTACGTGCTTTTCTACGGCCCGGATCTGTTCATGAAGTTCAAGTCTGAATTCCCGTTCTGGGGTGTCCTTGCGGTCAACGAAGGCGGCATGGCCAGCCACGGTGGGATCATCGGGATCGTGATTGCGTGCTTGCTGTATGCGCGCAAGTATTCTGTGAACTCTTTGTACCTGCTGGATCTGGTTGCGGTGACGGGCCCGATCGGGGTGTTCTTTGGTCGTATTGCGAACTTCATCAACGGTGAACTTGTCGGCCGTCCCTGTGATCCGACTTATCCGCTGGCAGTGAAATTCCCGCAAGACATCGTTTCCTGGCCAGGTCAGGAAGCTGCGAAGCTTTCTGAGCTTGTTCCTGTGGTTGAAAAAATTGGTGTCAGCCGTGAACAGTGGCTGGAACTTGTGGATAAGTTCCGCTTCGACATTCCCGCGCGTGAGCAGTTGTATGCAACTTTGAATAAAGTGGTCGAATCCATCCAGGACGGCAATATCGCAGCCAAAGAGGCGATTGCGCCTTTGTTGACTCCGCGCTATCCGTCCCAGTTGTTCGCCGCTTTCGGTGAAGGTCTGCTGATCTTTATGTTCTTGTTCTTCCTATGGAGAAAACCACGCAAACCGGGCTTTATCGCGGCTTGCTTCGTCCTGATCTATGCGGTGGTTCGTGTTGTTGATGAACACTTCCGTATGCCAGATGCACACATCGGTTTCCAGGCTTTGGGTCTGACTCGCGGTCAGTGGCTGAGTCTTGCTATGTTTGTTGTCGGCCTGATTTTGATGGTCGTATGGACTCGTGCTGCCTCCTTGAAAATTCCGGGTTGGCAGAGAGGGCACTCCATTAAGTTGAACCGTAAATAG
- a CDS encoding LysR family transcriptional regulator — MNLLHLQYFYVVAKEGGFTNASKTLRIQQPAISRMVKQLEDSLGFALFERVGRRVQLTAQGKEVFERSQRIFEEVDSLQSAVGHLSATAQGPLNFGASEPIASHFVPDVLGTLLAEAPQLYPVVYSGSASMLFEKISSGELEFGLFFHIPSLPPTLKMKVLKKIRFHLVIRKDLRKKAAALESFIGSREIDDTTTRAFPTLEKLKKLHPKASIKISSNNLTAHRTMVLKGLGCAVLPDFLIEQDLKSGTLTDLLPAENLQFDLKLVQRQTAVPSLNMQTFLHHCK, encoded by the coding sequence ATGAACTTACTGCACTTGCAATACTTTTATGTGGTCGCCAAGGAAGGCGGCTTTACCAATGCCTCCAAGACCTTAAGAATCCAGCAACCCGCCATCAGCCGCATGGTGAAACAACTGGAAGATTCCCTGGGGTTTGCATTGTTTGAACGAGTCGGCCGTAGAGTTCAATTGACCGCCCAAGGCAAAGAAGTTTTCGAACGCAGCCAACGCATCTTCGAAGAGGTCGACAGCCTGCAATCCGCCGTAGGACATCTGTCAGCCACCGCCCAAGGGCCATTAAACTTTGGAGCCTCTGAACCCATCGCCAGCCACTTCGTGCCTGATGTCTTGGGAACCTTGCTGGCCGAAGCCCCACAGCTTTATCCGGTCGTGTATTCAGGCTCGGCATCGATGTTATTTGAAAAAATCAGCAGCGGCGAACTGGAATTTGGCCTGTTCTTTCACATCCCAAGCCTGCCACCAACATTGAAAATGAAAGTCCTAAAAAAGATCCGCTTCCACCTTGTCATCAGAAAAGACCTGAGAAAAAAGGCAGCGGCCCTAGAGTCCTTCATAGGCTCCCGGGAAATCGACGACACCACAACCAGAGCTTTCCCGACACTGGAGAAACTAAAAAAGCTTCACCCCAAAGCCAGCATCAAAATCTCAAGCAACAACCTGACCGCCCACCGAACCATGGTCCTCAAAGGCCTGGGCTGCGCAGTACTACCCGATTTCCTGATCGAACAAGACCTAAAATCCGGCACCCTGACCGACCTGCTTCCAGCAGAAAACCTGCAATTCGACTTGAAACTAGTCCAACGCCAAACCGCCGTCCCCAGCCTGAACATGCAAACCTTCCTGCACCACTGCAAATAA
- the hisS gene encoding histidine--tRNA ligase: protein MSNKIQRVRGTRDLLPEDSILFRFVEESAYEKALLYGYGEIETPIFEFSDVFHRTLGETSDVVNKETYDFTDRGGESLTLRPEGTAGVARAFISEGMMQSLPLKFYYSGPMFRYERPQKGRYRQFYQLGAECLGYESPLADVETISLAWDLLKKIGISADCTLEINTLGDAESRAAYRDTLVNYFTAHKDQLSEDSKMRLEKNPLRILDSKDEGDKKLNANAPKLEQSLNQTSQDFFKKVIAGIEKLGIPYKINDHLVRGLDYYCHTVFEFTTTKLGAQGTVLAGGRYDGLIETMGGPKTPGVGWAAGIDRLADLTPKELATKQEVIIAVVGADEQGEDESVKVAHEMRVRGFKTENFLSGKMGKKMQKANKLGAHYALILGGNEVTNKTVTVKNFTTGEQKEITRAELQTYPFSI from the coding sequence ATGAGCAACAAAATTCAACGCGTCCGCGGCACTCGAGACCTGCTTCCTGAAGACAGCATTCTTTTCCGTTTTGTCGAAGAATCAGCCTATGAAAAGGCACTTTTGTACGGATACGGAGAGATCGAAACCCCTATTTTCGAGTTTTCTGACGTTTTTCACCGCACTTTGGGCGAAACTTCCGACGTTGTGAATAAAGAGACTTACGATTTTACAGATCGTGGCGGCGAAAGTCTGACGCTTAGACCCGAGGGTACTGCAGGTGTGGCTCGTGCTTTTATTTCAGAAGGCATGATGCAGAGTCTTCCATTGAAGTTCTATTATTCCGGCCCGATGTTCCGTTATGAGCGACCACAAAAAGGACGATATCGCCAATTTTACCAATTGGGCGCAGAGTGTTTAGGTTATGAGTCCCCTTTGGCCGACGTGGAAACGATCTCTTTGGCGTGGGATCTGCTGAAAAAAATCGGCATTTCTGCTGACTGCACTTTGGAAATCAACACACTGGGCGATGCTGAAAGCCGTGCGGCTTACCGCGATACTTTGGTGAATTACTTTACAGCCCATAAGGATCAGCTTTCTGAAGACAGCAAAATGCGTCTTGAGAAAAACCCACTGCGCATTCTGGATTCCAAAGACGAAGGCGACAAGAAACTAAATGCCAATGCACCCAAACTTGAACAATCCTTGAATCAAACATCCCAGGATTTCTTCAAAAAGGTCATCGCGGGCATCGAAAAACTGGGCATCCCTTACAAGATTAATGATCATCTAGTTCGTGGACTTGATTATTATTGCCACACTGTCTTTGAATTCACGACGACCAAACTGGGCGCGCAGGGAACCGTGCTTGCGGGCGGTCGCTATGACGGTTTGATTGAAACCATGGGTGGACCAAAAACTCCGGGCGTGGGCTGGGCTGCCGGCATTGACCGCTTGGCTGACCTGACTCCGAAGGAACTTGCGACCAAACAAGAGGTCATCATTGCCGTTGTTGGGGCTGACGAACAGGGCGAGGATGAAAGCGTGAAGGTCGCTCATGAAATGCGCGTGCGCGGCTTTAAGACTGAAAACTTCCTGTCCGGCAAAATGGGCAAGAAAATGCAAAAAGCCAACAAGCTGGGCGCTCACTATGCCTTGATTTTGGGCGGCAATGAAGTGACCAACAAAACGGTCACAGTGAAGAACTTCACAACGGGCGAGCAAAAAGAAATCACCCGCGCCGAACTTCAAACCTACCCGTTTTCGATCTAG
- a CDS encoding DUF3299 domain-containing protein has product MKKWVLAGAFILVAVLAAVIYQFAGSGGAALNGVEVDWRLLGEMDYVTGNSSSELKALDGKTVKIPGFMVPLEDNQREVVEFLLVPSPQACIHVPPPPPNQMVYVKMKRGSEAAVGPIWVHGTLNLVTKKSMYGDASFELIGEAIEPYK; this is encoded by the coding sequence ATGAAGAAGTGGGTATTAGCAGGAGCGTTCATACTGGTGGCTGTTTTGGCTGCCGTCATTTATCAGTTTGCCGGATCCGGTGGCGCCGCATTGAATGGTGTCGAGGTCGACTGGCGTCTGCTGGGTGAGATGGACTATGTCACTGGCAATTCCTCTTCCGAGCTGAAGGCGCTGGACGGGAAGACTGTCAAGATCCCGGGCTTCATGGTGCCTCTTGAAGACAATCAGCGCGAAGTGGTGGAGTTCCTTTTGGTGCCAAGCCCTCAGGCTTGCATCCACGTTCCGCCACCACCGCCGAATCAAATGGTGTACGTTAAAATGAAACGCGGATCCGAAGCGGCTGTTGGGCCGATCTGGGTCCACGGAACTTTGAATCTAGTGACTAAGAAGTCTATGTACGGGGACGCCTCGTTCGAACTCATCGGTGAGGCGATCGAACCCTACAAATAA
- a CDS encoding ZrgA family zinc uptake protein has product MLKVLLFSLMAMAHSDHAAHTQAAHVHGAGKVSLAFDGKKGKLEFHAPAESIYGFEHAAKSKKDKQKKDEALAKLGEKMAEMVVLDPSLKCEIKLEMYEVIEKKNHSDVEGEFNISCEAPVAGSTITFNFQKVFSRLKKVQVEVLADQVQKSLEVGKNGETLELK; this is encoded by the coding sequence ATGTTGAAAGTTCTTCTGTTTTCCCTGATGGCCATGGCGCATTCCGATCACGCGGCCCACACACAGGCGGCACACGTTCACGGCGCGGGCAAAGTCAGTCTGGCCTTTGATGGCAAAAAAGGAAAATTGGAGTTCCATGCTCCGGCGGAATCCATCTATGGATTCGAACACGCTGCCAAATCCAAAAAGGACAAGCAGAAAAAAGACGAGGCCCTGGCAAAGCTGGGTGAAAAGATGGCCGAGATGGTTGTTTTGGATCCGTCTTTGAAGTGTGAAATCAAGCTGGAGATGTACGAGGTCATTGAAAAGAAAAACCATTCCGACGTGGAAGGGGAGTTCAATATCTCCTGTGAAGCGCCGGTGGCAGGCAGTACCATCACGTTCAATTTCCAGAAAGTCTTCTCGCGCCTGAAAAAGGTGCAGGTCGAAGTGCTGGCCGATCAGGTGCAAAAATCCCTGGAGGTTGGCAAGAACGGAGAAACTCTTGAGCTCAAATGA
- a CDS encoding ABC transporter ATP-binding protein, giving the protein MSSNDLITIRDLSYTYEGQKNPTLHVPEFTVKKGEELFLYGPSGTGKTTLLEILAGVLRPTSGTVQILGRDFLKMSDSERDSFRAEHMGYVFQSFNLIPYLSVRENIELPLHLSPARKARLGSVDTEMVIRALCGNLGISELLEKAVTELSVGQQQRVAVARALLGKPDLLLADEPTSALDADHREKFLKLLFELAELYGTTVVFVSHDRSIEKLFTRSISLESINKVV; this is encoded by the coding sequence TTGAGCTCAAATGATCTGATCACCATCAGGGATTTGTCTTACACCTATGAAGGTCAGAAAAATCCCACGCTGCACGTTCCTGAATTTACGGTGAAAAAGGGCGAAGAGCTGTTTCTTTATGGTCCCAGTGGCACAGGTAAAACGACGTTGCTTGAAATTCTGGCGGGCGTGCTTCGTCCGACCAGCGGGACTGTGCAGATTCTGGGGCGTGATTTTCTTAAGATGTCCGATTCCGAGCGTGATTCCTTCCGCGCCGAACACATGGGCTATGTATTCCAAAGCTTCAATCTGATTCCTTATCTTTCAGTTCGTGAAAACATTGAGCTTCCATTGCATCTCAGCCCGGCCCGCAAAGCCCGCCTGGGCAGTGTGGACACCGAAATGGTGATCCGTGCTTTGTGTGGCAATCTGGGTATTTCCGAACTGCTTGAAAAAGCTGTCACCGAACTGAGCGTCGGACAGCAGCAGCGTGTGGCCGTGGCCCGTGCTCTTCTGGGAAAACCGGATCTGCTTTTGGCGGACGAGCCGACCTCGGCGCTGGATGCTGACCATCGTGAAAAGTTCCTGAAGCTTTTGTTTGAGCTGGCCGAACTTTACGGCACGACCGTGGTGTTTGTTTCCCATGACCGCAGCATTGAAAAACTCTTTACGCGTTCAATCTCCTTAGAATCCATTAACAAGGTTGTGTGA
- a CDS encoding ABC transporter permease: protein MVFLKLAIKSLKNRAFATTLTVISIALSVALLLTVERAKRAAEEGFTQTISKTDLIVGARSGPLQLILYTVFNMGNATHNISYETYEKVKAHPAIEWTIPYSLGDGHRGFRVVGTTADFFKHYHYRGDQQVKFAQGKEFADIWDVVVGADVARKLKYNLGDRIVVAHGVTKGEGILQHDDRPFVISGILEPTGTPLDRAVYMSLQGMEALHVDWQDGAAPAMDKVIPREQLTNELKVHTITAFFVGAKSRIETLKLQREINTYEGEPLLAIIPGATLSELWNGLSYVEGVLRMISWMVVAVGFMAMLIALTTTLNERRREMAILRAVGAKSNQILGLLVFESALLTAVGVALGLVTSWGLIAVLKPWIETEFGLYLAGAWITRYELMYLIVTLVGGTVIGLIPALRAQKLALKDGLSVRI, encoded by the coding sequence ATGGTCTTTTTGAAGTTGGCAATCAAATCCCTGAAGAATCGGGCGTTCGCGACAACGCTGACGGTGATCTCCATTGCATTGAGTGTGGCTTTGCTTCTGACTGTCGAGCGTGCCAAACGTGCCGCCGAAGAAGGCTTCACGCAAACCATCAGCAAGACGGATCTTATCGTGGGCGCGCGCAGCGGTCCGCTGCAACTGATTCTGTATACAGTTTTCAACATGGGAAATGCGACTCACAACATTTCCTATGAAACGTATGAAAAAGTAAAAGCCCACCCGGCGATTGAATGGACCATCCCGTATTCTTTGGGTGATGGGCACCGCGGTTTCCGCGTGGTGGGAACGACGGCGGATTTCTTTAAGCACTATCACTATCGTGGTGATCAGCAGGTGAAATTTGCCCAAGGCAAAGAATTTGCTGACATCTGGGATGTGGTTGTCGGTGCTGATGTGGCCCGCAAACTGAAATACAATTTGGGCGACCGCATTGTTGTTGCCCATGGTGTGACCAAGGGCGAAGGCATTTTGCAACATGATGACCGCCCGTTTGTGATTTCCGGTATCCTTGAACCAACAGGAACTCCGTTGGACCGTGCGGTTTACATGTCCTTGCAGGGGATGGAAGCTTTGCACGTGGACTGGCAGGACGGCGCCGCTCCGGCGATGGACAAGGTGATTCCGCGTGAACAACTGACGAATGAACTGAAAGTTCACACCATCACGGCCTTCTTCGTGGGCGCGAAATCCCGTATTGAAACCCTGAAGCTTCAGCGCGAGATCAACACCTATGAAGGTGAACCGCTGCTGGCAATTATTCCGGGTGCGACGTTGAGCGAACTTTGGAACGGCCTTTCTTATGTTGAAGGCGTGCTTCGCATGATTTCCTGGATGGTTGTGGCCGTGGGCTTTATGGCCATGCTGATTGCACTGACCACGACGCTGAATGAACGCCGTCGTGAAATGGCGATCCTGCGCGCGGTGGGGGCGAAGTCCAATCAGATTCTGGGGCTCTTGGTATTTGAGTCCGCACTTTTGACTGCGGTGGGTGTGGCGTTGGGTCTGGTGACCTCTTGGGGTTTGATCGCGGTTCTGAAACCGTGGATTGAAACCGAGTTCGGTCTGTATTTGGCCGGCGCATGGATCACACGTTATGAACTGATGTACCTGATTGTCACTTTGGTGGGTGGTACCGTGATTGGTTTGATTCCGGCTTTACGTGCGCAGAAGCTGGCCTTGAAAGACGGACTGAGCGTTCGTATCTAA
- a CDS encoding iron-regulated protein frpA — MNKVTKLSKIVLCGALVEAVVGCSQPVRFAPSVLEQSSLTDNVFGQTPVIPEVEEPKVDPFNPFKHMSDIHQGDDSMTPNIASDNGLNGKAVSNCDRVRADGSDRYEEERLAALAAAKADTSLIPVRFSVSAGSAEDSIALWSHQRTILRKDSNGVTPFYVGAAKKDTDACKWSTNCTKTATVTNHFHYIADHQQARQEFIAGEKCFFSTVRAIASVDDSGVMTVFASEAAAPADVLSLQNHSLRNLYYGESYENIVDSGSPRLFKKLGDGAPNIVSLYVADLRENVTDKSGKTVSILTPEFVKLSKSLTRGDEVQLSFKEIFNLRTLWTERDFITEVLSTQRTSKAGAVSAYEAVPQLIQWLVHSGVEGTAMSTKYTPLVLDLGVKNVRTSSLEGGSFFNLANIQAPVTHMTAWLGGNLVVRASENSINAQKFTREIDDGFLVVPNADGSITSSQNLFGSQMKVSVNGEEKTFANGFETLAALAAKDCQSEDPKKHYLGPWDGELYSQKIKVWVDKNRNAVADGGEVISLADAKVAAINACHVVYANEKDKYGNSTELRSPFLMFKQGESEVAEEELLTRLATGKDKDGQDVEFRLMVDIFFKAKPGVILENVDTTGLPAMGGAQLAQIVQ, encoded by the coding sequence GTGAATAAAGTAACTAAACTTTCAAAAATTGTTCTGTGTGGAGCGCTTGTTGAGGCTGTCGTAGGTTGCAGCCAACCTGTACGTTTTGCCCCCTCAGTCCTTGAACAAAGCTCATTGACAGATAACGTGTTCGGCCAGACGCCGGTGATTCCCGAAGTGGAAGAACCCAAGGTGGATCCATTCAATCCGTTCAAACACATGAGCGACATCCATCAGGGTGACGATTCCATGACTCCGAATATCGCTTCGGACAACGGTCTGAATGGCAAAGCCGTTTCAAACTGCGACCGCGTTCGCGCCGATGGCAGTGACCGTTATGAAGAAGAACGTCTGGCTGCCCTGGCAGCGGCAAAAGCTGACACATCGCTGATCCCCGTGCGTTTTTCCGTGTCTGCCGGCAGCGCTGAAGACTCCATCGCCTTGTGGTCCCATCAAAGAACCATTCTGCGCAAAGATTCCAACGGTGTGACACCGTTCTATGTGGGTGCCGCAAAGAAAGACACTGATGCCTGCAAATGGTCCACGAACTGCACCAAAACAGCCACGGTCACCAACCATTTTCACTATATTGCAGATCACCAGCAGGCCCGTCAGGAATTTATCGCGGGTGAAAAATGTTTCTTCAGCACTGTGCGCGCCATTGCCAGTGTTGATGACAGTGGTGTGATGACGGTGTTCGCTTCGGAAGCGGCCGCTCCGGCGGATGTTCTGTCGTTGCAGAATCATTCCTTGAGAAATCTTTACTATGGTGAGTCCTATGAAAACATCGTGGATTCCGGCAGCCCCCGCCTGTTCAAAAAACTGGGTGATGGGGCTCCGAACATCGTGTCCTTGTATGTGGCTGATCTGCGTGAAAATGTGACAGATAAGTCCGGCAAGACTGTCAGCATTCTGACACCGGAATTCGTCAAACTAAGCAAAAGCCTGACCCGCGGTGACGAGGTTCAACTGTCCTTTAAAGAGATCTTCAACTTGAGAACTCTTTGGACTGAGCGTGACTTCATCACCGAAGTACTGTCCACGCAAAGAACCAGCAAAGCCGGCGCGGTGTCTGCTTACGAAGCGGTTCCTCAGTTGATTCAATGGCTGGTTCACTCTGGTGTTGAAGGCACTGCGATGAGCACCAAGTACACGCCACTGGTTCTGGATCTGGGTGTTAAGAACGTTCGCACTTCAAGCCTTGAAGGCGGAAGCTTCTTCAATCTTGCCAATATCCAGGCCCCGGTGACCCACATGACGGCATGGCTGGGAGGAAACCTGGTGGTGCGCGCTTCTGAAAACAGCATTAATGCCCAGAAGTTCACCCGTGAAATTGATGACGGCTTCCTGGTGGTTCCGAATGCGGATGGCAGCATCACCAGTTCTCAGAATCTTTTTGGTTCCCAGATGAAGGTGTCTGTGAACGGTGAAGAGAAAACTTTTGCCAACGGTTTTGAAACTTTGGCGGCTCTGGCAGCGAAAGACTGTCAGTCCGAAGACCCAAAGAAACATTACCTGGGTCCTTGGGATGGTGAACTGTACAGCCAGAAAATCAAGGTATGGGTTGATAAAAACCGCAACGCGGTGGCTGACGGCGGCGAAGTGATCAGCCTGGCTGACGCCAAAGTGGCGGCCATCAATGCCTGCCACGTGGTTTACGCCAACGAAAAAGACAAGTACGGCAACAGCACGGAATTGCGCTCTCCGTTCCTGATGTTCAAACAGGGTGAAAGCGAAGTGGCGGAAGAAGAACTGCTGACCCGTCTGGCAACAGGCAAAGACAAAGACGGTCAGGATGTCGAGTTCCGTCTGATGGTGGACATTTTCTTTAAAGCTAAACCAGGTGTGATCCTGGAAAACGTTGATACGACTGGCCTTCCGGCTATGGGAGGTGCCCAGCTCGCACAAATTGTTCAGTAG
- a CDS encoding adenylate/guanylate cyclase domain-containing protein has protein sequence MRIPISTKLITVTILILVAATGTITWISSSYFEKKAAEQVDIANLESAAAKAKEIENIIANLVDKTRVTASLLTKRTNEQADTGDSFDFNFIKDKNFISLEVLKLDGTSVETVARRVKEDVLKPYGLNSTYMIHVRSWQKFPIRSVAQGSIEIKNATYPKAPAMITIGIPLIRDEQGKITHVALADVTLAPFEKPFTDPSERTQYLIDRHGELLAHKDEQKAMARLNMEKYPIVQKALTQKSPQFQTKFMNPDNDKDYFGASVKTSYGATVISQTSEETILEVSREVKRRAIFVAGSAISMAIFFIFLFSMTLTSPIEKLAEMINLVSKGNFNVKARAQVKSHDEVGDLAEAFDHMTEGLKERDKVKSLFSKFHGSSVAEDLINKDIGVGGQTKDVVVFFSDIRGFTAFSEKRSPEEVVEMLNEYFGVMVKIINSHGGVVDKFIGDAIMAVWGAPKSSDKDAHQAVRACLEMRRALEGLNERRIAREQPPINIGMGLHAGKAISGTIGSDERMEYTVIGNTVNTASRIEASTKAFGADLLISDTVIEKIGEDFKTELAGAAEVKGRSEALKMFKVRGYRAEDGSMVEVRTAYSDYEAEAADKVKIKDAA, from the coding sequence ATGAGAATACCGATTTCGACAAAACTCATTACAGTCACGATCCTGATCCTGGTCGCTGCCACCGGGACCATCACCTGGATTTCCTCGTCTTACTTTGAAAAGAAAGCCGCCGAGCAGGTCGATATCGCGAATCTGGAATCGGCTGCTGCCAAGGCCAAAGAAATCGAAAACATTATCGCCAATCTGGTCGACAAGACCCGCGTCACCGCTTCGCTTTTGACCAAACGAACCAACGAACAGGCTGACACAGGCGACAGCTTTGATTTCAACTTTATCAAAGATAAAAACTTTATCTCTTTGGAAGTCCTGAAGCTTGACGGCACCAGCGTTGAAACTGTGGCCCGTCGGGTGAAAGAAGACGTGCTTAAGCCTTACGGTCTTAATTCCACTTACATGATTCATGTGCGTTCATGGCAAAAGTTCCCGATCCGCTCGGTGGCTCAGGGAAGCATTGAAATCAAAAATGCGACTTATCCCAAGGCTCCGGCGATGATCACGATTGGCATTCCGCTGATCCGCGATGAACAGGGTAAAATCACCCACGTGGCCCTGGCCGATGTGACCCTGGCGCCATTTGAAAAGCCTTTCACCGACCCGTCCGAGCGCACCCAGTATCTGATTGACCGTCATGGTGAGCTTCTGGCCCACAAAGACGAACAAAAAGCCATGGCGCGCCTGAATATGGAAAAATACCCAATCGTGCAAAAAGCGCTGACGCAAAAGTCACCGCAGTTCCAGACCAAGTTCATGAATCCTGACAACGACAAGGATTACTTCGGGGCTTCCGTAAAAACGTCTTACGGTGCCACGGTGATTTCACAGACTTCAGAAGAAACCATCCTGGAAGTTTCCCGCGAGGTGAAACGCCGGGCGATCTTCGTTGCGGGTTCCGCGATCTCGATGGCGATCTTCTTTATCTTCCTGTTCTCTATGACCCTGACCTCCCCGATTGAAAAGCTGGCAGAGATGATCAATCTCGTTTCAAAGGGTAACTTCAATGTGAAGGCCCGTGCTCAGGTGAAATCCCATGATGAAGTGGGTGACCTGGCTGAAGCCTTTGATCACATGACCGAGGGTTTGAAGGAACGCGACAAGGTGAAAAGCCTGTTCTCGAAGTTCCACGGTTCTTCAGTCGCGGAGGACTTGATCAACAAGGACATCGGCGTCGGCGGACAGACCAAGGACGTTGTCGTCTTTTTCTCGGACATCCGCGGCTTCACGGCGTTTTCGGAAAAAAGATCTCCGGAAGAGGTCGTTGAAATGCTGAATGAATACTTTGGTGTGATGGTTAAAATTATCAACTCCCATGGCGGAGTGGTGGATAAATTCATCGGGGATGCGATCATGGCGGTCTGGGGTGCTCCGAAGAGCTCGGACAAAGACGCCCATCAGGCCGTGCGTGCGTGTCTGGAAATGCGCCGCGCTTTGGAAGGTCTGAACGAACGCCGTATCGCCCGCGAACAGCCGCCGATCAATATCGGCATGGGCCTGCACGCCGGAAAAGCAATTTCGGGAACCATCGGTTCAGACGAGCGTATGGAGTACACGGTGATCGGAAACACGGTGAACACGGCTTCGCGAATTGAAGCCTCCACCAAGGCTTTCGGTGCGGATCTGCTTATTTCAGACACCGTCATCGAAAAAATCGGTGAAGACTTCAAGACCGAACTTGCCGGTGCCGCCGAGGTCAAAGGACGCTCGGAGGCTTTGAAAATGTTCAAGGTGCGTGGTTATCGAGCGGAAGATGGCTCGATGGTCGAAGTTCGCACTGCTTATTCTGACTATGAAGCGGAAGCCGCTGACAAGGTCAAAATCAAAGACGCAGCCTAA